The following coding sequences are from one Sesamum indicum cultivar Zhongzhi No. 13 linkage group LG11, S_indicum_v1.0, whole genome shotgun sequence window:
- the LOC105174188 gene encoding uncharacterized protein LOC105174188, with amino-acid sequence MFNDEEPVPFKKMNDFSTVDGFVEISEDLADMIKFVANEPSVGLFYIQQHTQNAAPNVINLKNNVVEKSHETTLHTEDLEDSITMVRSMKECGLPIADEMIGEIKRSLSVISSTQPKRGLIYNSRTGFLGRTSSWSPATWGRNAVHSRQDNDKSTGYLSSVLKSAKQTANSFKWPEVEPREAYQSKGENVSSDHAPPFLSAIGGPTPPTPEAETEDLPLSSEVGRELQEESQLSKSMSHQQFFSLYENYDEFKADQEAKLEEWLGETGNDKDRAGKNIAR; translated from the exons ATGTTCAA TGATGAGGAGCCAGTTCCCTTCAAAAAGATGAATGATTTTTCCACGGTTGATGGTTTCGTGGAAATATCTGAAGATTTGGCAGACATGATTAAATTTGTGGCAAACGAACCCTCTGTGGGGCTTTTCTATATTCAGCAGCACACCCAGAACGCAGCGCCAAACGTTATCAATCTTAAGAATAATGTTGTTGAAAAATCCCATGAGACAACCTTGCACACAGAAGATCTTGAGGATTCTATTACAATGGTGAGATCAATGAAAGAATGCGGCTTACCAATTGCTGATGAAATGATTGGAGAAATTAAGAGATCCCTTTCCGTCATATCCTCAACACAACCAAAAAGAGGATTAATATATAACTCCAGAACAGGCTTTCTTGGACGAACGAGCTCCTGGTCCCCAGCCACATGGGGTCGTAATGCAGTTCATTCACGGCAGGATAATGATAAGAGTACTGGTTACCTATCCAGTGTTTTGAAATCAGCAAAGCAAACAGCTAACAGTTTCAAGTGGCCTGAAGTAGAACCAAGAGAAGCATATCAATCAAAAGGCGAGAACGTTTCCTCTGATCATGCTCCTCCATTCCTGAGTGCAATTGGTGGTCCTACTCCACCTACACCAGAGGCAGAGACAGAAGATTTGCCATTGTCAAGTGAAGTGGGAAGAGAACTCCAAGAAGAATCCCAACTTAGTAAAAGTATGTCTCATCAACAATTTTTCTCCCTATACGAGAACTACGATGAGTTTAAGGCTGATCAAGAAGCAAAACTGGAAGAATGGTTAGGAGAGACAGGCAACGACAAGGATCGTGCAGGAAAAAATATTGCCAGATGA